In one Chiloscyllium punctatum isolate Juve2018m chromosome 17, sChiPun1.3, whole genome shotgun sequence genomic region, the following are encoded:
- the gpn3 gene encoding GPN-loop GTPase 3, whose amino-acid sequence MPRFAQLVMGPAGSGKSTYCSTIQQHCEVLNRSVQVVNLDPAAEYFDYPVLADIRELIQVDDVMEDDSLRFGPNGGLIFCMEYFANNFDWLADCLGHMEDDYILFDCPGQIELYTHLPIMKQLVEQLQQWEFHVCGVFLVDSQFMVESFKFVSGVMAALSAMVSLEIPQVNIMTKMDLLNKKAKKEIEKYLDPDMYSLMQDSTETWKSKKFKKLTKAICELVDDYSMVRFLPFDRSDEECINIVLQHIDFSIQYGEDFEVKEPKEQDDNTEDPSASMQFFQGSVAD is encoded by the exons ATGCCTCGTTTTGCTCAACTCGTGATGGGGCCTGCGGGCAGTGGGAAG AGCACTTACTGTTCCACTATACAGCAGCACTGTGAGGTGTTGAATCGATCTGTGCAGGTGGTGAACCTTGATCCTGCTGCAGAATACTTTGACTATCCTGTATTAGCAG ATATTCGGGAGCTCATTCAAGTAGATGATGTGATGGAAGATGATTCCTTGAGGTTTGGCCCAAATGGTGGGCTGATTTTCTGCATGGAATACTTTGCCAACAACTTTGATTGGCTGGCAGATTGTCTAGGACATATGGAAGATGACTATATACTATTTGATTGTCCAG GTCAGATTGAGTTATATACTCACCTTCCAATAATGAAGCAGCTCGTGGAACAGTTGCAGCAGTGGGAGTTTCATGTCTGTGGGGTATTTCTTGTTGACTCTCAATTTATGGTGGAGTCGTTTAAG TTTGTATCAGGTGTTATGGCAGCCCTGAGTGCTATGGTGTCTCTGGAAATTCCTCAGGTCAACATCATGACAAAAATGGATTTACTTAACAAAAAAGCAAAAAAAGAAATTGAAAA GTATTTAGACCCTGATATGTATTCATTGATGCAAGACTCTACTGAGActtggaaaagcaagaaattcAAAAAGCTAACCAAAGCAATTTGTGAATTG GTTGATGACTACAGTATGGTTCGATTTTTGCCTTTTGATCGTTCAGATGAAGAATGTATTAACATAGTCTTGCAGCATATTGACTTTTCCATTCAGTATGGAGAGGATTTTGAAGTCAAAGAACCAAAG GAACAAGACGACAACACTGAAGATCCCAGTGCAAGTATGCAGTTTTTCCAAGGTTCAGTCGCAGACTGA